The stretch of DNA CGTTCGGCTACATCACGCCGGCCGACCTGCTGGCGGACTTCTACGAGTCGGATGCGGTGCGGGTGGTGGCGGCGATCGTCTCCGTCCTGTTCACGATCCTCTACATCCAGGTCCAGGCGGTGGGGCTGGGCTACATCCTCTCGGTCGCGTCCGGGGACCGGATCTCGTTCGAACTGGGGACGCTGATCCTGCTCGTGGTCGCCGCGGGCTACCTCATCGCGGGGGGTCTGCGGGCGGTCTACTGGACGGACGTGATCCAGGGCGTGTGGATGTACGTCGCCGTGTGGGCGGGCGCGCTCGTGCTCGCCTTCGAACTGTTCGGCGGACCGCTCGAGCTGTGGAGGCAGGTGGCGGCGGAGCGACCCGACCTGCTGACGCTTCCGGGGCCGGAGGGGTTCTTCACGCCGGGGATGTGGTTCGGGATGATCGTCGTGCTTTCGTTCGGGATCGTTTTCCAGCCGCACCTCTTCATCCGCTACTACACCGCGGTCTCGGCTCGCACGATCAAGCTGCTGGGCGCGACGACGCCGATCTATCTCATGACGCTCTACATCCCGGCGGCGCTCGTGGGCCTTGGCGGCGCGCTGGTGATGCCGGACATCGCGATTCCGGACCGGATCTTCCCCGAGATGCTCTTCGCGTACGCCCCGGCCTGGCTCACGGGCGCGATTCTGGCCGGCGCGACGGCGGCGGCGATGTCGACGCTCGACTCGATGTTGCACGCGAACATGACGGTACTGACACGCGATGTGTATCAGCGCTACATCCGCACCGGCGCGAGCCAGAATCACTACATCCTCATCGGCCGGCTCATCGTCGTGGCCCTGCTCGCCGTCGGCTACTTCCTGTCCGTGAGCACGTTCGATTTCCTCGTGCAGCTCGTGGCCCTCTCGGGTTCCGGGGCTCTGCAGCTGATGCCGGCCGTCCTCGGGGTCTGCTTCCCCGGCCGGCACCTGACGACGAAGGCCGGGGTCATCGCGGGCATCGGGGCGGGGCTCGCGACGCTCTGCGTCACGCTCATCATCTTCCCCCATCCCCTGGGCCTGCACGGCGGGGTGTGGGGACTGCTGGTGAACTTCGTCGTGACCTTCGTGGTGAGCCGGTTCACGCTCCCGCCGAGCGACGTGACCGTTTCGCGGATCCACGGCGCGGTCGAACGCTTCGTGTACGAGGGCGACCCCGCGTGAGCGCGGTCGCGGCTGGAGTCTGACACCGTGGGCAGGCTCCTGGGAGGCGTCGCTCTCCTGACGCTGGCGCTGTTCGTGGTCTGGGGGGCCGTTCGCTCGGGCGCGGACCCGCTCGCCCTGAGGACGCTCGTGGCACTTTTCATCGCGGCCGGACTGCCCGCGGCGGGCGGCGGCCTGCTCCTGGCGCGCCACTTCGGGGTCGGACGCCGCATCGAACACCGGCGGGACCAACTCCGCCGCGACACCCTCGAGGCCGAAGTCCTGAAGATGGCGGGCCGCCACGGCGGGCGGCTGACGGCGGTCGAGGTCGCCGGGGAACTGGCGGTACCGACGACGACGGCCGAGGAAATCCTGAACGAGCTGATGGCGCGGGAGATGGCCGAGATCGAGATCACGGACTCCGGCCTCCTCGTGTACGACTTCCACGACGTGCGGCGGCTCTCCGAGAAGGAGTCCGCGCGGGGGCTGCTGGAATCGTGAGGACGGCGGCGCAACCGTGATCGAGACGCGCTGGCCGTGCCCCGTATGTCTCGGGACCACGATGGAGAAGACGTCTCTCGAGGCCGGGGCCGGAGACGCCGCCGGTCCGCTGACGCTCGACCATTGCGCCCGTTGCGGCGGCATGTGGTTCGAGTTGGGGGAGGTGCAGCGCCTCCGTTCCGAGCGGCCCGAGTCGCTGTGGGCGCGGATTCCGGCGCGGGAGGAGCGGCACCGGGCCCAGTGTCACGCGTGCCGCGCGTTCGTGGACCGCGACGTGCCGAAGTGCGCTGCGTGCGGGGCCAAGACCCGCCTGAACTGTCCCGCCTGCGACACCCGGATGCTGCAGGTCCGCCAATCCTCGCTCACGCTCGATGTGTGCAAGCGGTGCAAGGGCGTGTGGTTCGACCACCACGAACTCGAGGCGATCTGGGAGTTGGAACGGGACCGGCTCGTCGCGCGGGGACGCGAAGGGGCCGTCGCGCGCACCGCGGACACCGGCGCGGACGTACTGTTCGAGACGCTCTTCTGGGCGCCGGACCTCGTCTTCGTGGGGGCGCACGTCGCCGGCCACGCCGCGGCGGCCGCTGCGGAAGCGGCCCCGGCGGCGCTCGACGCCGTGGGAGATGCGGCCGCGAGCGTGTTCGAGGCGATCCTCGAGATCGTGGGCGGCATCTTCGGCTGACGCTCCGACCGCGGGCTGTTTCTTTTTCTACTGGAGAACCGACGAATGGAAATCGTGCTGGCCACACTCGCCGACGCCGCCAACACCTCGAGCGACGGCAAGCTCAACCTCATGGGCCTCTTCGACACACTCTTCGCCGGCGCCATGCCGGTGACCCACCCCTCCATGCAGCTCGTCCTCAGGATCCGGGCCGAGCCTTCAGAGACCGACCGGGAGCACGAACTCGAAATCCGGTGCATGGACGAGGACGGACAGGAACTGTTCAAGGTGACGGGCGGGTTCTCGGTCCAGGCCCCGCCGGGGAAGGCGGCCACCTTCAATCACGTCGTCGGCATCAACAACCTGACGCTTCAGAAGTACGGCGGGTACACGTTCCCGATCTTCATCAACCGGGACCTGAAGCGGACGGTGGAACTCGACGTGATGAAGGCGGAGGGACCCGCCGGTCCGCCGGGGACTGAGGGGGGGAACTGAGGGGCCGAGGGGTCAGCGGCCGTCCGGGGCGGGATCGGCGGCCGACTCCGCCTCCCACAGGCGCCGCTGCTCGCTCGTAAGGTAGTGCCGGATCGCGGTCGCGTCCTCCAGCGAGAGAAGGTCGCCGAAGCCGGCCATGCCGTTCGCGGCGAGCGCGCCGCCGAGCACCACGGCATCGAAGCTCTCCCAGGCGCCGCCATCCATGCGCCGCAGATCGGGATAGGCGGAGAGGTGCTCGTCCGAGGCCCGGTGACAGATGCCGCAGTGGACCCCGAAGAGTTCCGCCCCGCGCCGGACCCTGGCCGCGTCGAGCGCGAGATCGGGCGGTTCCGGCGTCGTCGGCACGACCTGCGCGGGCGGTAGCGGCACATCCCCGCCGTCGAGCCTGAAGACGAGCAGCCGCCCGGCGCTGTCGTAGTCGTACGCCGCCGAGCCGAGCGGATAGGCGGCGCCCCGCGGCCCGCCGTAGCCCGCCATGACCGCGATGTACTGCACGCCGCCGACCTCGTACGTCATGGGCCCCGCCATCACGCCGGTGCCGAGATGGATGCTGTGGATGCGGGCGCCGGTGTCGGCCTGATGAAAGTCGAGCGTGCCCGCCGCCGTCCCCTGGATCACGAGGTTTCCGCCCGTCACGAGCGTGCCCCCGTTCCACATGCTGCCGCGCGGAACCCGCCACAGCTCGCGCCCCGCGACAGGGTCCCACGCGAGGAGAAACTCGTTGGGGCCGATGTCGGGGAGACCCTCGGCAAGGTGCGCGTACTCCTCGGGGAACGGAGGCCAGGAGGCCGCGAAGCCTTCGTAGGCGACCTCCGGCCGGTGGTCGAACGCATCCAGCGAACGCCACAGCATGGCCTGTTCGCGGGCGGGGATGTAGGCGATGCCCGTCTCGGGATTGAAGGACATCGGCTGCCAGTTGTGGCCGCCGGCGGAGGAGGGGAAGACGACGCGCGGTTCGTCGCGATAATCCGCGGCGGGGTTCGGGATCGGCCGGCCCGTCTCGAGATCGATCCCCTGCGCCCAGGTGACGGTCACGAAGTTCTCGGCCCGCAGGAGTTCGCCCGTGGCGCGGTCGAGCACGTAGAAGAAACCGTTCTTGGGGGCCTGGAGGAGGACATCCCGCGGACGGCCGTCGATCGCGACGGTGGCCAGGATGAGGTTCTGCGTCGCGGTGTAGTCCCAGATCTCGCCGGGCACGGTCTGGTAGTGCCAGACGAGGCGACCCGTCTTGGGGTCGATGGCGAGGATGGAGACGAGGTAGAGGTTGTCGCCCCCCGACGGGCTCCGGTGCCAGATCGGGTACGGGTAGGCGTTCCCCGTGCCCACGTAGAGAAGGTCGAGCCCGGGGTCGTACGCCATCTCGCCCCACACGGTGCCCCCGAGCCCGCCCTCCCAGGCCGAGTCCGGGTCCCACGTGGCGGCGGCCGCCTCCATCTCCGGGTGCTCGAAGCCGTCGTCCGGATCGCCCGGAACGGTGAAGAAGCGCCACGCCTCATCGCCGGTCTCGAGGTCGTAGGCCGTGATGTACCCGCGCACGCCGAAGTCGCCGCCCGCGTTGCCCAGGACGACGACGTCGCCGGCGATCTGCGGCGATCCGGTGCTCGTGTAGGAGAGGGACCGGTCGATGAACGTGTCGACGCGCCACACCTCCTCGCCCGTCGCCGCGTCGAGCGCCACCAGCCAGCCGTCGAAGGTGCCGATGTAGACGCGCCCCTCCCACACCTCGAGTCCGCGGTTGACGGGGCCGCAGCACCCCTTTCGCGTGGTGCTCGGGTCAACCTGAGGGTCGTAGCGCCAGATCTCCTCGCCCGTCGCCGCGTCGAGCGCCGCAACGCTTCCCCACGGGCCCGGCGAGTACATCACGCCGTCGACGACCACGGGAGTGGCCTCGAGCCCCCAGTGCACGGAGCCGACGTGGGACCGCCACGGGTACTCCCACGCGAGGCCCACGGCGGCCGCGTTCATGACGTGAATGCGCCCGAGCGGCGAATACCGCGTTTCCCCGAAATCCCGGCCGGAGGTCAGCCACTCCGCCGGGACCGTGTCCGTCGCGAGCAGGCGGTCCCGGGTGACGTCGCCGGCCGCGTCGCGGGGCGACGGTTCGCAGCCCACCAGCCCGCACGCCGCCAGTACGCCGACCGCGAAGAGTGCCCTGACCGGCGCGCCGGCGCCCGGATTGCCGCGAGCCACCGGTTTGCTAGAAACGCGGAGTTACGGTGAGGCGGAAGCTGCGGGTGGGTCCGGGACTCCGTTCCTGCACGTCCACGTAGGTCTTCTGGAACAGGTTCTCGATCTTCGCCTGCACGCGGGTCCCCAGGATCCGGGTGCGCACGCGCAGGTCGACGAGGTTGATGGCGCTGCGCTCGTCGAGCGGGAAGGCGAGCACCTGCTCCACCCGGCTACGGTGCCGGAAATCGACGGCGACCGCGCCCCTCCACCCGGTGGCCGTGGCCGTGAAGTTGTGGCGCGAACGATAGGGGAGCGCGCGCCCGGTCCGGTCATCCCTCGTGTCGAGGAAGGTGTAGTTCGCGTTGAGGTCCAGACGGGTCGGGATCACGCCGATTCGCAGACCCGCGTCGACGCCCCGCACCATGGCTTCGGCGACGTTGCGGAACTGAAACACGAACACGTTGTTGGGCGCCGGCGAAGGTTCGATGAGGTCCGTGTAGTCGCTCCAGAACAAGCCCGCATCGAGCCATACGCGATCAGTGAGGGTCACGGTCGCCCCGACCTCTCTGGCCCATGCGGATTCCCCCCGCAGCTCGAGATTGGGGATGACGCGAAAGCCGAACTGGGTCGTCGACGTGAACTGCTCGGACACGCTCGGCGCCCGGTATCCGCGGCTGAGGGACCCCCGAAGGCTCAGCCGGTCGCTCGCCTCGTAGACGATCCCGAGTTTCGGATTGACGAACCGGTCCTCCATCGCCGACGTGGCCTTGTGGTAGTCGACGCGCAGGCCCAACGAGCCGCGAACCCGGTCCGAGAACGTGATCTCGTCCTGCGCGAACAGCGCGAGGTCCGTCACATCGGGCGACGGCTCCAGGAAGTTCGAGGTCACGCCGGTGAAGGCGCCTTCCGCCCCGATCGTCAGCGAATGCGACCGGTTGGGGAAGTACGACCACTGCACGTCGGTGCCGACCCGCGTCGAGCGGTGAAAGTCCTCGTTGTCGTGGAAATGGTTCTGGTTGCGCGCGTGGTAGACGTGCGGCCGCAGCTGCAGGCGCTGCTTCGGCGTGACGATCGGATTGGCCGTCACGCCCAGGACGACGTCGTCCGAGCGAATCCAGTCTCCGAGTTCGGCCGGGTCGACCTCCAGCGGCCGGTCCGGCGACAGCCAGGTGAAGAACTCCTCCTCTTCCTTTCGCGTCCAGTTGACGAAGATCTCCCAGGGATTGGAGGATTCCGCCGGGAAGACGGTCTTGAGCCGCATCCGCCAGCGTTCGAGCGCGCCGTTCTGCCGGAACCCGTCCGATTCCTCCCGGGCCAGGTAGAGGGTGGTACCGATGTCGCCGATGCGGCGTGAGTGCTGCAGGGCGATCCCTTCCCTGCTCAGGCGCTCGTCCGTGAACGAGTGCCGGGACGGCGTATCGAAGAGCCCCACGTAGCCGCGGACGATGGTCTCGGGCTCCGCCGGCGGGCGTTTCGTGATCACGTTCACGACGCCGCCCAGCGCGTTCGTCCCCCACAGCGTGGAATGAGGACCCTTCACGATCTCGATCTGGTCCACGTCCAGCACGGGCAGGCCGCTGAAATCGATGGACGCCCCCACGCCGGAGAGCACCCGGTGGCCATCGAGGAGCATGAGAACCCGGCTGCCGACGCCCCGCGCCAGGCCGGTAGCGCCCCGGATGTCCATCTGGCCGGAATTGAAGATCACGCCCTGCGCGAACGGAAGCGCCTCGTCGAGGGTCACGGCGTCGCGGTTGCCGAGTTCGTCGCCGCTCATCACGGCGACGCTCACGGGAGCCTCGCCGGTCCGGACGGCGGAGCGGCTCGCCGTCACGGTCAACTCGGGAACGTCGAACAGCCGGCGCTCGAGCAGGATGTCGAGGTCGCCCGACCGACCGGGCCGAAGTTCGCGTTCGGCGACGCGAAAGCCGTCCGCCACGACGACGAGGGTGAAGGTCCCGTTGGCGGGGGAGGCGATCCCGAAGCCGCCATCGGGCCGCGTCGTCGCGCTCAGCGGGGTGTCGCGGATAAGCACGGTGGCCCCGGCGAGCGGTGCGCCCGTCTCCGCATCGAGGACGCGGCCGCGGACGATGGCGTCCTGGGCCTGGGCGGCGAGCGGTGCGCTCGCGTAGAAGGAGGCGAGCGCCGCCCGCGCGTAGAAGGAGGCGAGCACCGCGCGCATGTAGAAGAAGACGAGCGCGGCGCCTGCCGTGAGACTTCGTCGAATCCCGCCCGCTACTGCCGCTGCCAAACTGTAGTCGCGGCGGCCGCCGGAGGCTCCGTCACGATGACGGAGAGAACGTTCCCCGCCAGCGTGTACGTGCCGATGTTCTGCTGCTCCTGCCCCGCAAACTCCCAGCTCCCGTCCGTCCGTAGCGTAAACGTCCCCTGGTCCGCGATTTCCGTTACCTCGCCGTTCAGCGGGTTCGTCACCGTGAGGGACATGGACATCGTGCCGGTTGCCGTCTCGCCCGATGCGGGGTTCTGCGACAGCATGGCTGTTCCGACCGCGATCGGCGGTCCGATCGTCGCCCCCCCAGTGATCGCGCCGGACAGGGATACGAGACTATAGGTCCCCGAGACGTCGGGGGGCCCGGCGGGGGCAGGCGGCTCCGGGTCCATCGTGTCGCCGCCGCCGCAGCCCGCGACAAGGGTCACGACGACCAGCGACACGCACAATCTCAGTAAGCGCTTCTTCATGAAACCTCCGTCAGTTCTGGATCAGGCGCCCCTGCGAAGACGCCGCTTCCTTCAAGATAGCCGTCCGGTTCGGAGTTGCCGAGACCACCGCTCCGTCTATCCGCCGTCCTCGCCATTGGTGGGCACCGGCGCGGAACTCGCTTCTCCCTCGCGCTCTTCGCGCTCCACGACGATCGAGCAGTTCGTGACGAGCGCGGCGATGGCGCCGATCGCCGCCCAGGCGGGCAGCATCAACGTCCCCACGACGCCGATGGAGAGCGGAACCTCGATGAGTTCCTTTCCGTCCTCGTTCCGGATCGAGATGCGGCGAACGTTCCCCTCCCGGATGATCTCCTTGATCTTCCGGACGAGGTTCTCGCCCGGCACCCTGTGTTCCTCGGTCATGTCCACCTCCCTTGCGGCGCCGCCGCGAGTCCGGCTTGATGGTGGGGCCCGGCCTGATGCCGGATCCCTGGCAGTCCGTCGTACGCTCGCGATCCGGTCCGGGTTTTGCGAGCCGCGCGGAAACCCTCTCGCGAGGAAAACGATGAAACGCTATCGAATGGAACTCCGAACCCTCGTGCTCGCGCTCGCCCTTGCGGCCTGCGGGGAGGCGGCGGACGACGGCGAAGCCCCCGCCGCCGGGGCCGGACTCCCGGAGGGGGCGGAGGCGATCTCCCTCCTCGGCGAACCTCTCTATCCGTCCCCCGCTTCGGCGCAGCAGGCGCAGGACATCGAAGTGGCGCGTGCGGACTACGACGCGGATCCGGATGATGCGGACGCGATCATCTGGCTCGGCCGGCGCGTCGGGTACACGGGAGCCTATCGCGACGCGATCGAGATTTTCTCGGAGGGGATCGGGAAGCACCCGGACGACGCACGCATGTACCGTCATCGGGGACACCGCTGGATCAGCGTCCGGGAGTTCGACCGCGCCATCGAGGACCTGTCTCACGCCGCCGGCCTCGTGCGGGGCGAGGAGGACGAGGTCGAGCCGGACGGCCAGCCCAACGCCCGCGGCATCCCGACGAGCACGCTGCAGTCGAACATCCACTACCACTTGGCGCTGGCCCGTTACCTGCAGGGCGACTTCGAGGGCGCGCTTCCGTCCTACGAGGCCTACATGGCCGTGACGACGAACCCGGACCAGCTCGTGGCCATCTCGCACTGGTGGTACATGGCGCTCCGCCGTCTGGGCCGCGACGCGGAGGCGGCGGCCGTCCTCGAACCGGTGACGGCGGATCTCGATGTCATCGAGAACACCAGCTATCACCGGCTCCTCCTCATGTACAAGGGGGAACTCGACGCCGACGAGCTGTGGGATCCCGAGAGCGGAGATCCGGCGGGCGTGGCGGTCGCCTACGGGGTCGCGACCTGGCACCTCTACAACGGCCGCGAGGCGCAGGCGGCGGAGATGTACCGCCGCATCCTCGAGGGTTCCGGCTGGGCGGGGTTCGGCTACATCGCGTCCGAGGCGGAGATCGCCCGCCTGGAGGCCGACGCCGGCGGCTGACCCGCTGCAACTTTTTTTCAACCAGCCTCGTTCCCGGAAAGAACGCGACGGGCCACGACGAACCGCAACCTTTCGGCGGCTCGACACGTCCTACTTCGCAAGGTGAGCAGCCCGTGGCAGCAGGGTTGACCACGGGCCGCCGGGGTTCGGCTGACTTAAGGAAGGTTTACGTTGGGGTTTTCCTCGTTCTTGATAGATTCCGCCGGTCCGGTGCGCCGGCTGGCGGCGTTCGGGTTGCTGATGGGCCTGGCCGCGCCGCTCGCGGCGCAGGATTCCGCGACCGGCGGCGAGACATCCGCGCGGGGCGCCGCGGCGCCCGTGTTGCAGGCGATCCGGGCCACGGAGCCGCCGCAGATCGACGGACGGCTGGATGAACCCGCCTGGAGCGGGGCCCCGACTGCCCGCGACTTCGTGCAGTTCCGGCCCGACCCGGGCGAGCCCGCCAGCGAGCGCACCGAGGTCCGCATCCTCTACACGGACGACGCCGTCTACGTCGGCGCGCGGATGTACGACAGCGACCCCGCCGGGATCATCCGCCGGCTCGCCCGCCGCGACGAGCAGGTGACGACGGACATCTTTCACGTCGCGTTCGACAGCTACTTCGATCGCCGCACCGCGTTCCGTTTCGCCGTCAGCGTGGCGGGCGTCCAGAGCGACGGGCTGCTGTTCTCCGACACGCAGGCGGACGACGATTGGGACGCGGTGTGGGAAAGCGCGACGCGCACGGACGAGACCGGCTGGACCGCCGAAATGCGGATCCCTCTCTCGCAGCTCCGGTTCGCCGGATCCTCCGAGGACGGCGCCGGAAGCACGTGGGGCATCAACTTCCGGCGGGAGATCGCCCGCCTGGAGGAGGCGAGCGTGTGGTCGCCCCTGCCCGAGGACGGCTCGCGGCTCGTCTCCGCGTTCGGCACG from Candidatus Palauibacter scopulicola encodes:
- a CDS encoding sodium:solute symporter family protein, translating into MEPWVVATGLIFVYLVATIVLGAIANRRMSVDLEDFLLYGRKAGFIVLYLTVVATYHSAFAFLGSGGFFYTHGIGFWAAGAWTVLVGAITYVLGSRIWALGKTFGYITPADLLADFYESDAVRVVAAIVSVLFTILYIQVQAVGLGYILSVASGDRISFELGTLILLVVAAGYLIAGGLRAVYWTDVIQGVWMYVAVWAGALVLAFELFGGPLELWRQVAAERPDLLTLPGPEGFFTPGMWFGMIVVLSFGIVFQPHLFIRYYTAVSARTIKLLGATTPIYLMTLYIPAALVGLGGALVMPDIAIPDRIFPEMLFAYAPAWLTGAILAGATAAAMSTLDSMLHANMTVLTRDVYQRYIRTGASQNHYILIGRLIVVALLAVGYFLSVSTFDFLVQLVALSGSGALQLMPAVLGVCFPGRHLTTKAGVIAGIGAGLATLCVTLIIFPHPLGLHGGVWGLLVNFVVTFVVSRFTLPPSDVTVSRIHGAVERFVYEGDPA
- a CDS encoding zf-TFIIB domain-containing protein, which gives rise to MIETRWPCPVCLGTTMEKTSLEAGAGDAAGPLTLDHCARCGGMWFELGEVQRLRSERPESLWARIPAREERHRAQCHACRAFVDRDVPKCAACGAKTRLNCPACDTRMLQVRQSSLTLDVCKRCKGVWFDHHELEAIWELERDRLVARGREGAVARTADTGADVLFETLFWAPDLVFVGAHVAGHAAAAAAEAAPAALDAVGDAAASVFEAILEIVGGIFG
- a CDS encoding PQQ-dependent dehydrogenase, methanol/ethanol family, translating into MARGNPGAGAPVRALFAVGVLAACGLVGCEPSPRDAAGDVTRDRLLATDTVPAEWLTSGRDFGETRYSPLGRIHVMNAAAVGLAWEYPWRSHVGSVHWGLEATPVVVDGVMYSPGPWGSVAALDAATGEEIWRYDPQVDPSTTRKGCCGPVNRGLEVWEGRVYIGTFDGWLVALDAATGEEVWRVDTFIDRSLSYTSTGSPQIAGDVVVLGNAGGDFGVRGYITAYDLETGDEAWRFFTVPGDPDDGFEHPEMEAAAATWDPDSAWEGGLGGTVWGEMAYDPGLDLLYVGTGNAYPYPIWHRSPSGGDNLYLVSILAIDPKTGRLVWHYQTVPGEIWDYTATQNLILATVAIDGRPRDVLLQAPKNGFFYVLDRATGELLRAENFVTVTWAQGIDLETGRPIPNPAADYRDEPRVVFPSSAGGHNWQPMSFNPETGIAYIPAREQAMLWRSLDAFDHRPEVAYEGFAASWPPFPEEYAHLAEGLPDIGPNEFLLAWDPVAGRELWRVPRGSMWNGGTLVTGGNLVIQGTAAGTLDFHQADTGARIHSIHLGTGVMAGPMTYEVGGVQYIAVMAGYGGPRGAAYPLGSAAYDYDSAGRLLVFRLDGGDVPLPPAQVVPTTPEPPDLALDAARVRRGAELFGVHCGICHRASDEHLSAYPDLRRMDGGAWESFDAVVLGGALAANGMAGFGDLLSLEDATAIRHYLTSEQRRLWEAESAADPAPDGR
- a CDS encoding TonB-dependent receptor, whose amino-acid sequence is MAAAVAGGIRRSLTAGAALVFFYMRAVLASFYARAALASFYASAPLAAQAQDAIVRGRVLDAETGAPLAGATVLIRDTPLSATTRPDGGFGIASPANGTFTLVVVADGFRVAERELRPGRSGDLDILLERRLFDVPELTVTASRSAVRTGEAPVSVAVMSGDELGNRDAVTLDEALPFAQGVIFNSGQMDIRGATGLARGVGSRVLMLLDGHRVLSGVGASIDFSGLPVLDVDQIEIVKGPHSTLWGTNALGGVVNVITKRPPAEPETIVRGYVGLFDTPSRHSFTDERLSREGIALQHSRRIGDIGTTLYLAREESDGFRQNGALERWRMRLKTVFPAESSNPWEIFVNWTRKEEEEFFTWLSPDRPLEVDPAELGDWIRSDDVVLGVTANPIVTPKQRLQLRPHVYHARNQNHFHDNEDFHRSTRVGTDVQWSYFPNRSHSLTIGAEGAFTGVTSNFLEPSPDVTDLALFAQDEITFSDRVRGSLGLRVDYHKATSAMEDRFVNPKLGIVYEASDRLSLRGSLSRGYRAPSVSEQFTSTTQFGFRVIPNLELRGESAWAREVGATVTLTDRVWLDAGLFWSDYTDLIEPSPAPNNVFVFQFRNVAEAMVRGVDAGLRIGVIPTRLDLNANYTFLDTRDDRTGRALPYRSRHNFTATATGWRGAVAVDFRHRSRVEQVLAFPLDERSAINLVDLRVRTRILGTRVQAKIENLFQKTYVDVQERSPGPTRSFRLTVTPRF
- a CDS encoding DUF4342 domain-containing protein gives rise to the protein MTEEHRVPGENLVRKIKEIIREGNVRRISIRNEDGKELIEVPLSIGVVGTLMLPAWAAIGAIAALVTNCSIVVEREEREGEASSAPVPTNGEDGG